In a genomic window of Alteromonas gilva:
- a CDS encoding MJ1255/VC2487 family glycosyltransferase translates to MKILYGVQGTGNGHIARARIMATAMAKRNDIEVDFVFSGRAPDAYFDMECFGDYRTFNGLTFQTHKGQVSQWQTVKQAKPLQLLRDIHQLDVSGYDLLLNDFEPVTAWAARRRGLPSISVSHQAAFTYDVPRHDEQLSDKLIMRCFAPTDVQLGVHWFHFDQPIVPPFINDKPASEPTNSHVLVYLPFEDIDEVREMLEPLTEQKFVCFHPRVTTEHKQGHISWFRPSKPGFRSALQHCSGVISNGGFELASESLQLKKKLLVKPLRGQFEQISNLKTLMTLGLCLPLYQLDTDTVEDWLSEPASEGLEFPDDPTPMLDWIIAGNWSDTQPLCDALWKQVKFGPKTRERLMSLAF, encoded by the coding sequence ATGAAAATACTGTATGGCGTGCAGGGCACTGGCAACGGACACATTGCCAGAGCCCGTATTATGGCCACCGCCATGGCCAAGCGTAATGACATCGAGGTGGACTTTGTATTTTCCGGGCGCGCCCCCGATGCTTACTTCGATATGGAATGCTTCGGAGACTACCGCACCTTCAACGGCCTGACCTTCCAAACCCATAAAGGGCAGGTTAGCCAGTGGCAGACCGTAAAACAAGCCAAACCGCTGCAACTTTTGCGCGATATCCATCAGCTCGATGTCTCAGGGTACGACCTGTTGCTCAATGACTTTGAACCGGTCACCGCCTGGGCTGCGCGCCGCCGTGGGCTGCCATCTATTTCGGTGAGTCATCAGGCCGCCTTTACCTATGATGTGCCACGCCATGACGAACAGCTCAGCGACAAATTGATTATGCGCTGCTTTGCCCCCACCGATGTGCAGCTCGGCGTGCACTGGTTTCACTTTGATCAGCCTATTGTGCCGCCTTTTATTAACGACAAACCAGCCAGCGAGCCAACCAACAGCCATGTTTTGGTCTATTTACCCTTTGAAGACATCGACGAAGTCAGGGAGATGCTCGAGCCGTTAACCGAACAAAAATTTGTCTGTTTTCACCCCAGGGTGACCACCGAGCATAAACAGGGCCATATCAGTTGGTTTCGACCGTCAAAGCCCGGCTTTCGCAGTGCACTTCAGCACTGCTCTGGCGTAATCAGCAACGGCGGCTTTGAGCTGGCCAGCGAATCCTTACAGTTAAAGAAAAAGCTACTGGTTAAACCGCTACGCGGCCAATTTGAACAAATATCGAACTTAAAAACCCTGATGACGCTGGGGTTATGCCTGCCGCTCTATCAACTCGACACCGATACCGTAGAAGACTGGCTGAGTGAGCCTGCCAGTGAGGGGCTGGAATTTCCCGACGACCCTACGCCAATGCTTGACTGGATAATCGCCGGCAATTGGTCTGACACCCAACCACTGTGCGATGCATTATGGAAACAGGTTAAATTTGGCCCAAAAACCCGCGAACGATTGATGTCACTTGCATTTTAA
- a CDS encoding phosphatase PAP2 family protein has product MSLKSVTKYDTVIFHWLYDLTRHRDCRAIVWLSKTGDGYLYFFIGLLLMAFEPEHGEIFLYTALMAYGLELPIYVVLKKAFKRTRPCDFFNNFQAHVTPSDKFSLPSGHTAAAWLMATIIAFYYPSFAFVAYTWATLIGLSRILLGVHYPTDVIAGVLLGITIAQLSLTLLV; this is encoded by the coding sequence ATGAGCCTCAAAAGCGTAACAAAATACGATACTGTGATTTTTCACTGGCTGTATGATTTAACCAGACACCGTGATTGTCGCGCCATTGTCTGGCTGTCGAAAACCGGCGATGGCTACCTGTATTTTTTCATTGGTTTACTGCTTATGGCATTCGAGCCGGAGCACGGTGAAATATTCTTGTATACTGCGCTCATGGCCTACGGGCTGGAACTCCCTATTTATGTGGTGCTCAAAAAAGCCTTTAAACGCACCCGACCGTGTGACTTTTTTAATAACTTCCAGGCTCATGTCACGCCCTCTGATAAATTCAGCCTGCCCTCAGGACACACTGCAGCCGCATGGTTAATGGCGACCATCATCGCATTTTATTATCCCTCGTTTGCATTCGTTGCATATACCTGGGCCACACTCATTGGCCTGTCACGGATATTACTGGGCGTGCACTACCCGACTGACGTGATAGCCGGCGTATTGCTTGGCATCACCATCGCGCAGTTAAGTCTGACTCTGCTGGTTTAA
- the rraA gene encoding ribonuclease E activity regulator RraA translates to MDYNTSELCDLFADNVDVVEPIFTSYGGRYSFGGEVTTVKCFEDRELIDRILTEPGEGKVLLIDGGGSLRRALFDVESAQLAVENNWEGIVCYGCVREVDSLSDFDLGILAVNAIPVNADSKGIGDIDVPVNFGGVTFLPEDHLYADSTGVILSAEPLDLD, encoded by the coding sequence ATGGACTATAACACTTCTGAGTTATGTGATTTATTTGCCGATAACGTGGATGTGGTCGAACCCATTTTCACCAGTTATGGGGGCCGTTATTCTTTTGGTGGTGAAGTCACCACTGTGAAGTGTTTTGAGGATCGGGAATTAATCGACCGTATACTCACTGAACCCGGTGAGGGCAAGGTGTTGTTGATCGATGGTGGCGGTTCATTGCGCCGCGCACTATTTGACGTGGAATCAGCGCAACTGGCAGTAGAGAATAACTGGGAAGGCATAGTGTGTTATGGCTGCGTGCGCGAAGTCGACAGTCTGTCAGATTTCGATCTTGGTATTTTAGCTGTTAACGCCATACCGGTAAACGCCGACAGTAAAGGGATTGGTGATATCGATGTACCGGTTAACTTTGGCGGTGTGACCTTTTTACCCGAGGATCACCTGTATGCTGACAGCACCGGCGTTATTTTGTCTGCCGAGCCTTTAGATCTCGATTAA
- a CDS encoding GbsR/MarR family transcriptional regulator has product MKMSPLVTSAVIHFGEMGSRWGFNRTVGQMLALIVLHEEPLSAQEIADALSISRGNTSMGLKELQAWQLVKQHHIPGERKEFFVPAGSIWVLANRVFEERRKREIDPTMSLLRDLMMDSPTGDQDVNVQARLNEIHDLLESVTAWSQELQNLGPEKLDTLMKLGSGVGRILEFKDKLLPAKSK; this is encoded by the coding sequence ATGAAAATGTCACCGCTTGTTACCTCCGCCGTTATTCACTTTGGTGAAATGGGCAGTCGCTGGGGCTTTAATCGCACGGTTGGCCAAATGCTTGCATTAATCGTATTGCATGAAGAGCCGTTATCGGCACAAGAAATTGCCGATGCGCTGAGTATTTCCAGAGGCAATACCAGTATGGGGTTAAAAGAGTTGCAAGCCTGGCAGTTAGTTAAGCAGCATCATATACCCGGCGAACGCAAAGAGTTTTTTGTACCAGCGGGATCAATTTGGGTACTCGCAAACCGGGTATTTGAAGAGCGCCGTAAGCGTGAAATTGACCCCACCATGTCGCTGCTGCGGGATTTAATGATGGACTCACCAACCGGTGATCAGGACGTAAATGTACAGGCGCGTCTGAACGAAATTCATGATCTGTTGGAGTCCGTCACGGCCTGGTCTCAGGAGTTGCAGAACCTGGGCCCGGAAAAACTTGATACGTTAATGAAACTCGGCTCCGGTGTGGGGCGTATTCTAGAGTTCAAAGACAAACTTCTTCCTGCAAAATCAAAGTAA
- a CDS encoding cytochrome ubiquinol oxidase subunit I encodes MDVFILSRLQFALNISFHILFPTITMALGWFLFYFKFRSNVSGNPIWMRIYRFWVRVFALTFALGVVSGVTMSFQFGTNWPGFMEKAGNVAGPLLGYEVLTAFFLEATFLGIMLFGMRRVPNWLHTLATLVVAVGTTLSAFWILSLNSWMHTPQGHEVIDGVVYAKDWSAIIFNPSFPYRFTHMMLASGLTASFLIAGLSAYRLAIGDDKVAPKLALKTATYTAAVLIPLQIFAGDLHGLNTLEHQPQKVAAMEGVWETERGAPLLLFAIPDESSRSNHFEIGIPNLASVILTHDPNGEIKGLNEFKGEHPPVAPVFYSFRVMVGMGMLMLLTAWLGAFYLYRQGALPDWLSKVFIAMTFSGWVATLAGWYVTEVGRQPYLVSGVLATKDAVTSLPSTNVALSFSLYVVIYAVLLVAYIRTLTLMCRKSVGVEEMTEADPASRSRNKLDVAQSHRVC; translated from the coding sequence GTGGATGTATTCATATTATCCAGACTTCAGTTTGCGCTGAATATTAGTTTTCACATCTTATTTCCGACAATAACCATGGCCCTGGGCTGGTTCTTGTTCTATTTTAAATTTCGCTCCAACGTAAGCGGGAATCCGATATGGATGCGTATCTATCGGTTTTGGGTACGGGTTTTCGCCCTGACCTTTGCTTTAGGTGTGGTGTCTGGTGTCACTATGTCGTTCCAGTTCGGTACCAACTGGCCGGGCTTTATGGAAAAAGCCGGTAATGTGGCCGGGCCGCTGCTCGGCTATGAAGTGCTGACCGCGTTTTTTCTGGAGGCCACCTTCTTAGGCATTATGTTGTTTGGCATGCGGCGCGTACCAAACTGGCTGCATACGCTGGCTACACTAGTGGTTGCGGTGGGCACAACTTTGTCAGCGTTTTGGATTTTATCGCTCAATAGCTGGATGCATACGCCACAGGGCCACGAAGTCATCGATGGCGTTGTGTATGCCAAAGACTGGTCAGCGATTATTTTTAATCCGTCGTTTCCCTATCGTTTTACCCACATGATGTTAGCGTCGGGGTTAACCGCCAGTTTTCTGATTGCCGGATTATCGGCCTATCGTTTAGCCATTGGCGACGATAAAGTTGCGCCTAAACTGGCCCTTAAAACCGCTACTTATACGGCTGCGGTATTAATTCCCCTGCAGATTTTCGCCGGTGACTTACACGGTTTGAACACGCTTGAACATCAGCCACAAAAAGTAGCGGCAATGGAAGGCGTATGGGAGACCGAGCGGGGCGCCCCCTTGCTGTTGTTCGCCATTCCGGATGAGTCGAGCAGAAGCAATCACTTTGAAATTGGCATTCCTAACCTGGCGAGCGTTATTCTCACTCATGATCCGAATGGCGAAATTAAAGGCCTAAATGAGTTTAAGGGCGAGCACCCGCCTGTGGCTCCGGTATTTTATTCATTCCGGGTGATGGTAGGAATGGGCATGTTGATGCTTTTAACTGCCTGGCTTGGTGCGTTTTATCTGTATCGACAAGGTGCGCTGCCTGACTGGCTGAGCAAAGTCTTTATCGCAATGACCTTTAGCGGCTGGGTGGCAACCCTGGCTGGCTGGTACGTGACCGAAGTGGGTCGTCAGCCTTATCTGGTCAGTGGTGTACTGGCTACCAAAGACGCCGTAACTTCCTTACCGTCAACCAATGTAGCGCTGTCTTTCAGTTTGTACGTGGTGATTTATGCAGTGCTGCTGGTGGCCTACATTCGCACTCTTACGTTGATGTGCCGTAAGTCAGTTGGCGTAGAGGAAATGACCGAGGCAGACCCGGCCAGTCGCTCACGTAACAAACTTGATGTAGCCCAAAGTCACAGGGTCTGTTGA
- a CDS encoding cytochrome d ubiquinol oxidase subunit II, protein MPFESLSAETLGNIYIGLLGLAVLLYAVLDGYDLGVGVLFPPHNEQFKDDMIASIGPYWDANETWLVLAVGILLIAFPQAHSDILQTLYIPATFMLLGLILRGVSFDFRAKVAQTNKPKWDTCFKYGSLLTTLSQGYMLGIWVTGLRTDIYAQGFALLAALGVTAAYAFIGACWLILKTEGDLQTKAFTWARRCLLVLAGGIGAVSVLNLLLHNEVRALWLDSPLGLVLMTIPVTCFGLLILCALVLKKLPKAEGKGEWLPFAIALLVFVLCFGAFGVSYYPYVVPGKLTIMDALSDANSLRFLLVGTVVVVPCILAYTVLVYRIFAGKSQKLSYY, encoded by the coding sequence ATGCCTTTCGAATCACTATCTGCTGAAACTTTGGGTAATATTTACATAGGTTTATTAGGGCTCGCTGTACTGTTGTATGCCGTGCTTGACGGTTATGATCTGGGGGTGGGGGTGTTATTCCCGCCCCACAACGAACAGTTTAAAGATGACATGATCGCTTCAATCGGCCCCTACTGGGACGCCAATGAAACCTGGCTGGTACTGGCAGTTGGCATTCTGCTGATTGCCTTTCCACAAGCCCACAGTGATATACTGCAAACCTTGTATATTCCGGCAACGTTTATGTTGCTGGGGCTTATTTTGCGCGGCGTGTCTTTCGACTTTCGGGCCAAAGTGGCGCAAACCAATAAACCTAAGTGGGACACTTGCTTTAAATACGGCTCACTGCTTACCACGCTATCGCAGGGCTACATGCTGGGTATTTGGGTCACGGGATTACGTACCGATATTTACGCTCAGGGCTTTGCCTTACTTGCGGCGCTGGGAGTCACAGCAGCCTATGCGTTTATTGGTGCCTGCTGGTTAATCCTTAAAACTGAAGGCGATCTGCAAACCAAGGCATTCACCTGGGCCAGGCGTTGCCTGTTGGTCCTTGCCGGAGGCATAGGGGCTGTGAGTGTGCTTAATTTGTTGCTTCATAATGAGGTGCGTGCACTGTGGCTTGATAGCCCCCTTGGTCTGGTATTAATGACGATTCCGGTGACCTGTTTTGGCTTGTTGATACTGTGTGCACTGGTGCTCAAAAAGCTGCCTAAAGCAGAAGGCAAAGGCGAGTGGCTGCCCTTTGCGATTGCCTTGCTGGTGTTTGTGTTATGTTTTGGTGCCTTTGGTGTGAGTTATTATCCTTATGTGGTGCCGGGTAAACTCACCATTATGGATGCCCTCAGTGATGCCAACTCTTTACGCTTTTTATTAGTAGGCACAGTGGTTGTGGTGCCTTGCATTCTGGCCTATACCGTACTGGTATATCGAATTTTTGCCGGGAAGTCACAAAAACTGTCTTATTACTAA
- a CDS encoding PKD domain-containing protein has product MQVSKWSPMLTVALAVSFLTACGGGGGGGSTTPRVNNPPPANVAPVANAGSDQSVDELTLVTLSGSGTDSDGSISSYAWSQLAGTAVTLSDVNTQSVSFDAPDVSADEVLTFQLTVTDNDGDSGTDVVAITVRDITPPSGPVEPTWVAGVYEPQADYIARCEVPRTGIDPFSGQPYPDEEGTAMDEKLWLRSWTNDTYLWYDEVDDNDPANYSVLGYFDQLKTNALTPTGTPKDNFHFSQATDEYNELTQTGVSSGYGIKWEFVRSAPPRELIVRYTEPDSPASLAGIPRGASVKRVNGVDFVDGGTQAQVDILNDGLFPAENGTTASFVFERVDGTELAVDLTSADVAVVPVQNVRVFDTAAGKTGYFQFNTFIRTAQDGLINTVEQFVDENVTELVIDLRYNGGGLLALASQLSYMVAGPSQTNNAIFETLQFNDKNPDYDPVTGRAIRPTPFYGNVIDYNAGVLTSEVLPSLSLTRIYVLTTDNTCSASEAVMNSLRGIDVEVVQIGGSTCGKPYGFYPTDNCGTTYFTIQFQGVNNKGFGDYADGFIPTSSPNFDFELPGCDVADDFSAPLGDPNEGMLSAALAYAETGACPVTASSSTTSTNAVAASQYAESNLSIKRPEALRNALILHNKINEPIIRETQQ; this is encoded by the coding sequence ATGCAAGTGTCAAAATGGTCTCCCATGCTAACAGTCGCGTTAGCAGTTTCTTTTTTAACGGCCTGCGGTGGCGGAGGTGGCGGGGGTTCTACAACGCCTCGAGTTAATAATCCACCACCAGCAAACGTCGCACCTGTTGCCAATGCGGGTTCAGATCAGAGCGTTGATGAACTCACCCTCGTTACCCTATCAGGTTCAGGGACAGACAGTGACGGAAGCATTAGCAGTTACGCCTGGTCACAACTGGCTGGTACGGCAGTCACCTTAAGTGATGTTAACACTCAATCAGTCAGCTTTGATGCCCCAGATGTGTCAGCAGATGAAGTCCTGACTTTTCAATTGACCGTTACCGATAACGATGGCGATAGTGGCACCGATGTCGTGGCTATAACAGTCAGAGATATCACTCCTCCTTCAGGGCCTGTTGAACCAACCTGGGTAGCCGGCGTTTACGAACCTCAGGCCGACTATATTGCCAGGTGTGAAGTACCCCGCACCGGTATTGACCCGTTTTCAGGTCAGCCTTACCCCGATGAGGAAGGCACAGCAATGGACGAAAAGCTGTGGCTGCGGTCCTGGACCAATGATACCTATCTTTGGTACGACGAAGTAGACGACAACGACCCGGCTAATTATTCGGTGCTGGGTTATTTTGATCAACTCAAAACCAACGCGTTAACCCCGACGGGCACGCCCAAAGACAATTTTCATTTTTCTCAGGCCACCGACGAATACAACGAACTCACGCAAACCGGGGTATCATCAGGATACGGTATTAAATGGGAATTTGTACGCTCTGCGCCTCCTCGTGAACTCATTGTTCGTTATACCGAGCCTGACTCACCAGCCAGTCTCGCTGGGATCCCCCGTGGCGCCAGTGTTAAACGGGTAAACGGTGTAGACTTTGTGGATGGCGGTACTCAGGCGCAGGTTGACATACTCAATGACGGTTTGTTTCCGGCTGAAAATGGCACCACAGCAAGTTTTGTTTTTGAGCGGGTGGATGGCACGGAACTCGCCGTCGATCTCACCTCTGCGGATGTGGCCGTTGTGCCGGTACAAAATGTGCGGGTGTTTGACACGGCGGCAGGAAAAACCGGCTATTTTCAGTTTAATACCTTTATCAGAACCGCGCAGGATGGCCTAATTAACACCGTTGAGCAGTTTGTCGATGAAAACGTGACTGAGCTGGTGATTGACCTGCGTTACAACGGCGGCGGATTGCTGGCTCTCGCCTCACAGCTGTCTTATATGGTGGCGGGACCGAGTCAGACCAACAACGCTATTTTTGAAACCCTGCAGTTCAACGATAAAAATCCCGACTACGATCCGGTAACGGGTCGCGCTATCCGGCCTACGCCTTTTTACGGTAATGTCATTGACTACAACGCTGGTGTTCTTACCAGTGAGGTTTTACCCAGTTTGTCGTTAACCCGCATTTACGTGCTAACTACCGATAATACCTGCTCTGCAAGTGAGGCGGTTATGAACTCGTTGCGCGGTATTGATGTAGAAGTGGTGCAGATTGGTGGTTCAACGTGTGGTAAGCCCTATGGCTTTTATCCCACCGATAACTGCGGCACGACGTATTTCACTATTCAGTTTCAGGGGGTAAACAATAAAGGTTTTGGCGATTACGCTGATGGTTTTATACCGACATCCAGCCCCAATTTCGATTTTGAATTACCCGGGTGCGATGTTGCGGATGACTTTAGTGCCCCGCTGGGTGATCCCAACGAAGGGATGTTGTCAGCGGCACTGGCGTACGCCGAAACGGGAGCCTGTCCGGTTACTGCCTCATCGTCAACAACCTCAACGAACGCGGTGGCGGCAAGTCAGTATGCTGAATCGAATCTCTCCATAAAAAGGCCGGAAGCGCTTCGCAATGCATTGATTCTGCATAACAAAATCAATGAGCCTATTATTCGGGAAACGCAGCAATGA
- the pelA gene encoding pectate lyase, translating into MRIKASTVFRHVALLLSGLAAVGCQSPQSPSYSTIEISAFNDVIKHWNDQHHDDQQGRYQPHQITQIADNILVYQRANGGWPENKNPLRILTQAELVQQATLKNATDTSFDNRNVYPQIRYLADVYQQTGIVKYKQAAIAGLNFILTAQLDNGGFTHSPPLNNGYRGHITIMDDVMAGVLGLLLEIKQGSARFDFIPDALRQRIRIAHRKGDELLLKLQVRIGHTPTIWAGQYDAETLQPTQGRAFELASVVSRESVDVVRYLMQDDNPTAEKIAAIKAAVQWFEQAKLTGIDMIRVDAEPVRYKYHSSDWDRIIVDAPAAEPIWARFYDIDTNQPLLANREGKRVATLADISRERRTGYDWYGRWPAALLTKDYPRWLNTLPKHLHNQGL; encoded by the coding sequence ATGAGGATAAAAGCTTCCACTGTGTTCAGACACGTCGCCCTGCTGTTATCAGGTTTGGCTGCCGTTGGCTGTCAGTCACCCCAATCCCCGTCATACAGTACAATTGAAATATCGGCATTTAACGATGTCATTAAACACTGGAACGATCAGCACCATGACGACCAGCAAGGACGCTATCAGCCACACCAGATTACCCAAATCGCCGATAACATTTTAGTTTATCAGCGCGCTAACGGTGGCTGGCCCGAAAATAAAAATCCGCTGCGTATCTTGACCCAGGCCGAGCTGGTGCAGCAGGCAACGCTCAAAAACGCCACCGATACCAGCTTTGATAATCGCAATGTCTACCCACAAATTCGCTATCTGGCAGACGTGTATCAACAAACAGGCATCGTAAAGTATAAACAGGCAGCAATTGCTGGCCTCAACTTTATCTTAACTGCACAGTTAGACAACGGTGGCTTCACCCACTCGCCCCCGCTTAACAATGGCTACCGCGGACACATTACCATTATGGATGATGTTATGGCTGGCGTATTAGGCTTACTGCTGGAGATTAAACAAGGCAGTGCCCGGTTTGATTTTATTCCCGATGCGCTACGTCAACGCATTCGCATTGCCCACCGAAAAGGGGATGAGCTATTGCTTAAGCTTCAGGTTCGTATCGGTCACACCCCGACTATCTGGGCCGGTCAGTACGATGCTGAAACACTGCAACCTACCCAGGGCAGAGCCTTTGAACTGGCCAGCGTGGTAAGCCGTGAAAGTGTTGATGTGGTCAGGTATCTCATGCAGGATGACAACCCCACAGCCGAAAAAATCGCCGCTATCAAAGCAGCGGTGCAATGGTTTGAGCAAGCAAAGTTAACCGGTATCGATATGATCAGAGTCGATGCTGAGCCTGTGCGGTATAAGTACCACAGTTCAGACTGGGATCGAATTATCGTTGACGCTCCCGCGGCTGAGCCCATCTGGGCCCGGTTTTACGACATTGATACCAATCAGCCATTACTTGCCAATCGCGAAGGTAAACGGGTGGCAACGCTCGCTGACATATCCCGTGAGCGGCGCACTGGTTACGACTGGTATGGCCGCTGGCCAGCCGCCTTATTAACAAAAGACTATCCCCGATGGCTAAACACCCTGCCAAAGCATTTGCATAACCAGGGCCTGTAA
- a CDS encoding S1/P1 nuclease, producing MLKRVITAPVALLIIASSLVSLPALGWGQNGHRITGAIAEQYLSPAAQGQIEVLLPLESLAEAATYADDMRSNPSEFWQRTASPWHYVTVPEGKHYHDVDAPDEGDAYTAIEQFTTTLKNPAASLADKQLALRFLVHLIGDLHQPLHAGNGTDRGGNDVKVRFFWQDSNLHRVWDTQMLEQKELSYSEWSNWLNKKITAQNIADWHATDPAVWITESTEIRDTIYPKDANRMAYDYLYDHMPTVKRRLQMAGIRIALYLNEVFTDNANAKK from the coding sequence ATGCTAAAACGTGTTATAACCGCACCTGTTGCACTGCTGATAATCGCTTCATCACTGGTCAGTTTACCGGCCTTGGGCTGGGGCCAGAATGGCCACCGTATTACCGGCGCTATCGCTGAACAATATTTAAGTCCGGCCGCACAAGGTCAGATTGAGGTGCTGTTACCACTTGAATCCCTGGCCGAAGCAGCCACCTATGCCGACGATATGCGCTCAAACCCTTCTGAATTCTGGCAGCGTACAGCGTCGCCCTGGCACTATGTCACCGTACCAGAAGGCAAACACTACCATGACGTGGATGCGCCTGATGAAGGCGATGCTTACACGGCTATTGAGCAGTTCACCACCACCTTAAAAAATCCCGCTGCATCGCTGGCGGACAAACAACTGGCGCTGCGGTTTTTAGTACATCTGATCGGCGATTTGCATCAACCGCTGCACGCCGGTAATGGCACCGACCGTGGTGGTAACGACGTCAAAGTGCGGTTTTTCTGGCAGGACTCCAACCTGCACCGCGTGTGGGATACCCAAATGCTCGAACAAAAAGAGCTGTCTTACTCAGAATGGAGCAACTGGCTGAATAAAAAAATTACCGCGCAGAACATTGCCGACTGGCACGCAACCGATCCTGCGGTGTGGATTACCGAAAGCACTGAGATACGCGATACCATTTACCCAAAAGATGCTAACCGAATGGCCTATGACTACCTTTACGACCATATGCCTACGGTAAAACGCCGCTTACAAATGGCGGGGATCCGTATAGCCTTGTACTTAAATGAGGTTTTTACTGATAATGCAAACGCCAAAAAATAA
- a CDS encoding flavin prenyltransferase UbiX: MNKSITLGITGASGAPYALRLLQQLVAAEYQVFVLISSAARVVFATEEDLKIPAQPEAASAFFTERFNASPGQIRVCGKEEWFSPVASGSAAPRQMVVCPCSTGTLSSIAVGACDNLIERAADVVLKERGQLILVTREMPLSSIHLENMLKLSQTGATIMPASPGFYHQPKTIEDLVDFVVARVLDHLGVDQTLMARWGYQNK, from the coding sequence ATGAACAAATCTATTACCTTAGGCATTACCGGCGCATCAGGCGCGCCTTATGCACTGCGCTTGTTACAGCAGTTAGTGGCAGCTGAATACCAGGTGTTTGTGCTGATCTCCTCAGCGGCACGCGTGGTTTTTGCCACCGAAGAAGATCTTAAAATACCGGCTCAACCCGAGGCCGCCAGTGCATTTTTTACCGAGCGGTTTAACGCCAGCCCCGGTCAGATTCGCGTATGTGGCAAAGAAGAATGGTTTTCGCCGGTGGCATCAGGCTCCGCGGCACCCCGGCAAATGGTGGTTTGTCCTTGCTCCACCGGCACCTTGTCATCCATCGCGGTGGGGGCCTGTGATAATCTGATTGAGCGCGCTGCCGATGTAGTGCTAAAAGAGCGCGGGCAGCTTATACTGGTGACACGGGAGATGCCACTGTCGAGCATCCATTTGGAAAATATGCTAAAACTGTCACAAACCGGCGCTACCATTATGCCCGCCTCCCCGGGGTTTTATCATCAGCCCAAAACTATCGAGGACCTGGTCGACTTTGTGGTGGCTCGCGTGCTGGACCACCTGGGTGTCGACCAAACATTGATGGCCCGCTGGGGATACCAAAATAAATAA